The following DNA comes from Salvelinus namaycush isolate Seneca unplaced genomic scaffold, SaNama_1.0 Scaffold3575, whole genome shotgun sequence.
tagatacagggtggtctcctaccctggtcctgtatagatacagggtaaAGGGGTCTCCTACCATAACAggtggtcctgtatagatacagggtggtctcctaaccctggtcctgtatagatacagggtggtctcctaaccctggtcctgtatagatacagggtggtctcttAACCCtgggtcctgtatagatacagggtggtcctcctaccctggtcctgtatagatacagggtggtctcctaccctggatcctgtatagatacagggtggtatCCTTACCCTGGTCcttgtatagatacagggtgggtCTCCATACCCTGTCCTGTATAGAtaacagggtggtctcctaccctggtccttgtatagatacagggtggtctcctaccctggtcacTGTATAGATaccagggtggtctcctaccctggtcctgtatagatacagggtggtctcctaccctggtcctgtatagatacagggtggtctcctacccttgGTCCTGTATAGAGACAGGGTGGTCTCctaaccctggtcctgtatagatacagggttgTACTCCTACCCTGGTCCCTGTAGTAGATACAGggggtctcctaccctggtcctgtatagatacagggtggtctcctaacCTGGTCCTGTagagatacagggtggtctcctacctgGTCCTGTATAGTATACAGGGTGGGTCTCCACCCTGGTCCTGCTATAGATACAGGGGTGGTCCCTTACCCTgttcctgtatagatacagggtgggtCTCACACACtgggtcctgtatagatacagggtggtcatcagtggtctcctaccctggtccctgtatagatacagggtggttctccaccctggtcctgtatagatacagggtggtctcctgaccctggtcctgtatagatacagggtggtctccctaccctggtcctgtatagatacagggtggtcctgtatagatacggGTGGTCCCCTCCTCCCTGGTCCTGTATATGATACAGGGTTGGTCATCAGTGGTCTCCtacctggtcctgtatagattacagggtggtctccaaccctggtccctgtatagatacagggtgggtctcctaccctggtcctgtatagatacaggtgGTCTTCTAACTGGTCCCTGTTAGATAAAGGGTgttctcctaccctggtcctgttatagatacagggtggttcCAACCCTGGGTACTGtctagatacagggtggtctcctaccctggtccctGTATAGATGACAGggtgtctcctaccctggtcctgtataatACAGGGTGgcctcctaccctggtcctgtatagatacagggtggccTCCTtcaccctggtcctgtatagatacaagggtggtctcctacccctggtcctgtatagatacagggtggtctcctaacctggtcctgtatagatacaggttGGTCTTcactaaccctggtcctgtatagatacagggtggtctccttcCTACCCTGGTTCTGTATAgctacagggtggtctcctaccctggtcctgtatagatacagggtggcttcctaccctggtcctgtatagatacagggtggtcttctaccctggtcctgtatagatacagggtggtcttctaccctggtcctgtatagatacagggtggtctcctaccctggtcctgtatagatacagggtggtctcctaccctggtcctgtatagatacagggtggtctcctaccctggtcctgtatagatacagggtggtctcctaccctggtcctgtatagatacagggtggtctcctaccctggtcctgtatagatacagggtggtctcctaccctggtcctgtatagatacagggtggtctcctaccctggtcctgtatagatacagggtggtctcctaccctggtcctgtatagatacagggtggtctcctaccctggtcctgtatagatacagggtggtctcctaccctggtcctgtataggaGGGAGTGTTGTCTCTTATGTAGAATAAGGTGTCAGgtctatatacagtactagtcaccAGTTGTCTCTTATGTAGAATAAGGTGTCAGgtctatatacagtactagtcaccAGTTGTCTCTTATGTAGAATAAGGTGTCaggtctatatacagtaccagtcagaagtttggacacacctactcattccagggtttttctttattttttaaaactattttctatgtagaataacagtgaagacatttaaaaacatgaaataacacatatggaatcatgtagtaaccaaacgagtgttatacaaatcaacatatattttatatttgagattcttaaaagtaaccaccctttgccttgataacagctttgcacactcttggcattctctcaaccagcttcatgaggtagtcacctggaatgcatttcatttaacaggtgtgcGTTCTTAAAAGtgaatgtgtttgagccaatcagttgtgttgtaacaaggtaggggtggtatacagaagatggccctatttggtaaaataccaagtccatattatggcaagaacagctcaaataagaaaagagaaatgactgtctatcattattttaagacatgaaggtcagttaatccgGAAGATTTCAAGAACATTGAacttttcttcaagtgcagtcgcaaaaaccatcaagcgttatgatgaaactggctctcatgaggaccgccacaggaaaggaagacccagagttacctctactgcagaggataagttcattagagttaactgcactcagattggaaaggaagacccagagttacctctgctcagaggataagttcattagagttaactgcactcagattggaaaggaagacccagagttacctctgcttagaggataagttcattagagttaccagcctcagattggaaaggaagacccagagttccctctgctcagaggataagttcattagagataccagcctcagattggaaaggaagacccagagttacctctgctcagaggataagttcattagagttaccagcctcagattgcagttcagaggagactacgtgaatcaggccttcatggttgaattgctgcaaagaaaccactactaaaggacaataataagaagaagagacttgcttgggccaagaaacacgagcaatggacattagaacggtggaaatctgtcctttggtctgatgagtccaaatttgagatttttggttccaaccgccgtgactttgtgagacgcagagtaggtgaacggttgATCTCCTTGTGTGGTTcacaccatgaagcatggaggaggaggtgtaattgTGTgggcgggggtgctttgctggtgacaatgtctgtGATATTTTTAGACTTCAAGGCAAACtgaaccaacatggctaccacagctttctgcagcgatacgccatcccatctggtttgcacttagtcccactatcatttgtttttcacaggacaatgaccccaaacacacctccagactgtgtaagggctatttaaccaaaaAGCAGAGTggtgagtgctgcatcagatgacctggcttccacaatcagctgacctcaaccaaattgagatggtttgggatgagttggaccgcagagtgaaggaaaagcagccaacaagtgctcagcatatgtgggaactccttcaagactgttggaaaagcactcCAGGTGGCTACCTGCAttccaaagggtggctactttgaagaattaaaatattttgatttgtttaattaacacttgtttggttactacatgattccatatgtgctatttcatagttttgatgtctttactattattctacaatgtagaaaatataaagaaaaacccttgaatgaggtaacttctgactggtactgtagaacTTCTGCAACTTTCAATAAAGTTGCCCTGCTATTCACCCTCCTCAGAACCAGGGAGGGGTGTGTTCATCTGTTCATCtgtgttttagatttttttgttgttgaaatttaCTACTTCTGCCCTACTGAACAGTTACTGACCagtcccctgtctcctctcctccagggaGGGGGTGTTGGGCCAGCAGGTTAGGGTGTTAGTTAGCTACTGACcagttccctctcctctcctccagggaGGGGGTGTTGGGCCAGCAGGTTAGGGTGTTAGTTAGTTACtgaccagtctcctctcctccagggaGGGGGTGTTGGGCCAGCAGGTTAGGGTGTTAGTTAGTTACTGACCAGTCTTCTCTCCTCCAGGGAGGGGGTGTTGGGCCAGCGGCCCCCCAGGATGGCCCCAGGTCGTGTCAGTTCTTCTCAGATGGCCGGAGGAAGGTGGACTATGTTCTGGTGTTCTACCAACGCAAACAGATCTCTGTGAGGGGTGGCGAGCGGCTGCACCGTCTCTCCGCCCCCCCACACCCTCCTCACCGTCTCTCTGCCCCCCCGCACCCTCCTCATCGCCTCTCTGTCATCTCCAATGGCAGCTCCCCCCCCTCCGGCCCTGTGGGGGGTTTGGGATGTGCAGCAGGGCAGCGGAGTGCGGTGGacggggaggtgtgtgtggaccTGGGCGTGTCCGTGGAATTAGAGGCGGACCCAGCTGAAGGAGAGATGGTGCTGATCAGGGAGGAGTTTGAGGCCAGGCTACTGGAGGCGGGgcttgagatggagagagacacagaggtgAGAGACCAACCGGTGTGtccactgtgcgtgtgtgtgtgcgctgtgcgtgtgtgtgtgcgctgtgcgtgtgtgtgtgcgctgtgcgtgtgtgtgcgcattgtgtgtgtgtgtgctgtgtgtgtgcgcattgtgtgtgtgtgtgctgtgtgtgtgtgctgtgcgtgtgtgtgtgtgtgtgtgtgtgtgtgtgtgtgtgttctgtgtgtgtgtgtgtgtgtgtgtgtgttctgtgtgtgtgtgtgtgtgtgtgtgtgtgtgtgttctgtgcgtgtgtgtgtgtgtgttctgtgtgtgtgtgtgctgtgtgtgtgctgtgtgtgctgtgtgtgctgtgtgtgcgcattgtgtgtgtgtgtgctgtgtgtgtgtgtgtgtgttctgtgcgtGCTGGTCTGGTGTTATTTATGGTTAAATTATCATTATCGCTGCTGTTTTAAAAGTAACAAAGTAATTAACAAATCAatttaatatttatttaacaTTGCTCACCTAATGAAAAGGTGTAAGGGGAATTTGACCCTAAATATATTTTCACTTGTATTTCTAGTCCATCCACCATGCATACGGTCTGGAAATATCGTCATGTAGGGTACGGTTGCATCATAGCTATCGAAACACCCCGTCTTTCATTGCCGTCACCATATGAGACTTTGTTCTTCCACCTTCCTGCCCAGTGAGTCTCAGAAAGCAGCAAGCGCCAGCCGACTCCACCTCTCGCGCTGTTCAACCCACGGTGGGCGTGTAGTTCAAATGATCTTCTGTGACCAGTGTTTACTAGAGCCCTGCACGGGCATTTTAACCCCGATTCCTATCCCTACCCACAACGTTCAGGCCCCACCCTACTCAGGCCCAATTTTTCTGCCTGAATCCCAAAATTAGAAATGGCTTATTCCCTTAGTAAATCCATTAGCTGCTCCTCTCTGTGTGTCACCCTCACTCTGCATGCGCTCTGTTCATGGTGGCTCTGTGTGTCACCCTCATTCTGCATGCACGCTGTTCATGGTGGCTCTGTGTGTCACCCTCACTCTGCATGCGCTCTGTTCATGGTGGCTCTGTGTGTCACCCTCACTCTGTTCATGGTGGCTCTGTGTGTCACCCTCACTCTGCATGCACTCTGTTCATGGTGGCTCTGTGTGTGACCCTCACTCTGCATGCACTCTGTTCATGGTGGCTCTGTGTGTCACCCTCACTCTGCATGCACTCTGCTCATGGTGGCTCTGTGTGTCACCCTCACTCTGCATGCACTCTGTTCATGGTGGCTTTGTGTGTCACCCTCACTCTGCATGCACTCTGTTCATGGTGGCTCTGTGTGTCACCCTCACTCTGCATGCGCTCTGTTCATGGTGGCTCTGTGTGTCACCCTCACTCTGCATGCACTCTGTTCATGGTGGCTCTGTGTGGCACCCTCACTCTGCATGCACTCTGTTCATGGTGGCTCTGTGTGTCACCCTCACTCTGCATGCACTCTGTTCATGGTGGCTCTGTGTGTCACCCTCACTCTGCATGCACTCTGTTCATGGTGGCTCTGTGTGTCACCCTCACTCTGCATGCACTCTGCTCATGGTGGCTCTGTGTGTCACCCTCACTCTGCATGCACTCTGCTCATGGTGGCTCTGTGTGTCACCCTCACTCTGCATGCACTCTGCTCATGGTGGCTCTGTGTGTCACCCTCACTCTGCATGCACTCTGCTCATGGTGGCTCTGTGTGTCACCCTCACTCTGCATGCACTCTGCTCATGGTGGCTCTGTGTGTCACCCTCACTCTGCATGCACTCTGCTCATGGTGGCTCTGTGTGTCACCCTCACTCTGCATGCACTCTGCTCATGGTGGCTCTGTGTGTCACCCTCACTCTGCATGCACTCTGCTCATGGTGGCTCTGTGTGTCACCCTCACTCTGCATGCACTCTGCTCATGGTGGCTCTGTGTGTCACCCTCACTCTGCATGCACTCTGTTCATGGTGGCTCTGTGTGTCACCCTCACTCTGTTCATGGTGGCTCTGTGTGTCACCCTCACTCTGCATGCACTCTGTTCATGGTGGCTCTGTGTGTCACCCTCACTCTGCATGCACTCTGTTCATGGTGGCTCTGTGTGTCACCCTCACTCTGCATGCACTCTGTTCATGGTGGCTCTGTGTGTCACCCTCACTCTGGATGCGCTCTGTTCATGGTGGCTCTGTGTGTCACCCTCACTCTGCATGCACTCTGTTCATGGTGGCTCTGTGTGGctcacagcgttgtacgagatctgcagtttcttggcaatttcttgcatggaatagctttaatttctcagaacaagaatagactgacgagtttcagaagaaagttctttgtttgtggaaatgttgagcctgtaatcgaacccacaaatgctgatgctccagatactcaactagtctaaagaaggtcagttgtattgcttctttaaatcagaacaacagttttcagctgtgctaatatcattgcaaaagggttttctaatgatcaattagtcttttaaaatgataaacttggattagctaacacaacgtgccattggaacacaggagtgatggttgctgataaagggcctctgtacgcctatgtagatattccattaaaaatctgctgtttccagctacaattgtcatttacatcattaacaatgtcgacactgtatttctgatcaatttgatgttaatttAATGGACAttaattttctttaaaaaacaaggacatttctaagtgacctcaaacttttgaacggttgtgtgtcatacatacatacatacatacatacatacatacatacatacaggtgTGTAATGTGCATATTTCTTATCATTTTGCTAAAattaactgtttttgctttgtcattgtggtgtATTCTGTGTAGATCGTTGAGAAAATGATAAATCAATTTTCATATTCAGATGTAGGAACTGTGGTCTACagtatgaacccctgctgtctctggctccacacccaccctgccatctagataggaactgtggtctacagtatgaacccctgctgtctctgtctccacacccaccctgccatctagataggaactgtggtctacagtatgaacccctgctgtctctgtctccacacccaccctgccatctagataggaactgtggtctacagtatgaacccctgctgtctctggctccacacccaccctgccatctagataggaactgtggtctacagtatgaacccctgctgtctctggctccacacccaccctgccatctagataggaactgtggtctacagtatgaacccctgctgtctctgtctccacacccaccctgccatctagataggaactgtggtctacagtatgaacccctgctgtctctggctccacacccaccctgccatctagataggaactgtggtctacagtatgaacccctgctgtctctggctccacacccaccctgccatctagataggaactgtgttctacagtatgaacccctgctgtctctggctccacacccaccctgccatctagataggaactgtggtctacagtatgaacccctgctgtctctggctccacacc
Coding sequences within:
- the LOC120040506 gene encoding anoctamin-2-like, producing the protein GGGVGPAAPQDGPRSCQFFSDGRRKVDYVLVFYQRKQISVRGGERLHRLSAPPHPPHRLSAPPHPPHRLSVISNGSSPPSGPVGGLGCAAGQRSAVDGEVCVDLGVSVELEADPAEGEMVLIREEFEARLLEAGLEMERDTEVRVYGPSFTRLHVPWPVLSREAEFLKIKVPTKKSYDLKQEHGFSASLSEFWRKVNQPFQPNIPQLDHSTTKQLSHCFSRDKLHLFNITSKDTLFDNATRSRIVYEILRRTACTRTCQSM